From a single Gemmatimonadota bacterium genomic region:
- a CDS encoding serine/threonine-protein kinase, producing the protein MERYSELERLFARIGEVPEREREVWLRQQCAGRPELMERALALLAHYHETEEWTALDSAVRESSGGATASGGSDGFPEFVGPYRVLEELGRGGMGRVLLAEREGLGKRVALKVISSPFAGADAQRRFDEEQHILARMEHPGIGALVDAGVTKQGLSWFAMELVQGLPITRYARERTLGVEGRVRLILELCAAVEYAHSNLVVHRDIKPSNVLVTGDGRLKLLDFGVAKLLDVSETQSKGAHTRVFTPSYASPEQVRGDRITAATDIYQVGALLYELLCGVTPFDVDTLTPAEAAQRITDEEPRPPSENPRAGERGREDDLRRRARGDLDRIVLKCLEKEPDRRYASIAALADDLRRYLEGRPVLARPGGLGYRSLKFVRRNRTMVAALVLGVAYLGTLAAQNRRVAAERDRATESAAVAQRESARLRTVTDFIVGLFQASDPEVAPDPQVSALELLRRGAERVDSLSDDPATQATVLLAIAQSMHNLQISADAEVLLRRVLALAERSDMELPQGARLSDLRLALAQNLSLQNRFEESAALYRRLADPDAESVDRGTALQALEGLASVLHMEGKPQAADSAQQRWEALLVSTPDLSDRETVRQLGLLGRTYLFRGEIRNDHAALERARDLLTRSVSAYRSLVPASSPEFRGVLANLTRLALDLDDTVAADSLSAEGLRLVREDYDATGDLLSWPLTLRGLSLEQQGRYQEAEPLFREAVAREFEAQGESMAWATRGDEYAGFLRRRGRFDEAVAVLEGMLPFNQRQFGADHVMTLTAQAQIGVTLGEAGRYAEAEGYLLEAYQKLAADRPLTDGMVQLQLRHLCRLYRLWERTEDAGRCEAKMTADTRAGYDPEPRPGR; encoded by the coding sequence ATGGAGCGCTACTCGGAGCTGGAGCGCCTGTTCGCGCGCATCGGAGAGGTGCCGGAGCGCGAGCGGGAGGTGTGGCTGCGGCAACAGTGCGCCGGTCGTCCGGAGTTGATGGAGCGCGCCCTCGCCCTCCTCGCGCACTACCACGAGACGGAGGAATGGACCGCCCTGGATTCCGCGGTCCGCGAAAGCTCCGGGGGGGCCACGGCCAGCGGCGGGTCGGACGGCTTCCCCGAGTTCGTGGGGCCCTATCGCGTGCTGGAGGAGTTGGGCCGAGGTGGCATGGGCCGTGTGCTACTCGCGGAGCGCGAAGGACTGGGCAAGCGTGTGGCGCTCAAGGTGATCAGCAGCCCGTTCGCAGGCGCCGACGCACAGCGTCGCTTCGATGAGGAACAACACATCCTCGCTCGTATGGAGCATCCGGGCATCGGCGCTCTGGTCGATGCCGGGGTCACGAAGCAGGGTCTCTCCTGGTTCGCCATGGAGTTGGTGCAAGGGCTGCCGATTACGCGCTACGCCCGGGAGCGAACGCTCGGCGTGGAGGGCCGGGTGCGCCTGATCCTCGAGTTGTGCGCGGCCGTCGAGTACGCCCACTCGAACCTGGTGGTGCACCGGGACATCAAGCCCAGCAACGTGCTCGTCACCGGCGACGGGCGCTTGAAGCTGCTCGACTTCGGTGTGGCCAAGCTGCTCGACGTGTCGGAGACGCAGTCCAAAGGTGCCCACACGCGCGTCTTCACGCCCTCCTACGCCTCCCCCGAACAGGTTCGCGGAGATCGCATCACGGCGGCCACGGACATCTACCAGGTCGGTGCGCTCCTCTACGAGCTGCTGTGCGGGGTGACGCCCTTCGATGTCGACACCCTCACACCAGCCGAGGCGGCCCAGCGCATCACCGACGAGGAACCCCGGCCTCCGTCGGAGAACCCCCGGGCGGGGGAGCGAGGTCGGGAAGACGACCTGCGCCGCCGCGCTCGCGGCGACCTCGATCGCATCGTGCTGAAATGCCTGGAGAAGGAGCCGGATCGCCGCTATGCCTCCATCGCGGCGCTGGCGGACGACCTGCGTCGCTATCTCGAGGGGCGCCCCGTGTTGGCCCGGCCGGGAGGCCTGGGCTATCGGTCGCTCAAGTTCGTGCGGCGTAACCGCACCATGGTCGCGGCCCTCGTGCTGGGAGTGGCCTATCTGGGCACGCTGGCAGCGCAGAACCGGCGCGTGGCCGCCGAACGGGATCGGGCCACCGAGTCTGCTGCGGTGGCGCAGCGCGAAAGCGCGCGACTGCGGACCGTGACGGACTTCATCGTGGGGCTCTTCCAGGCGAGCGATCCCGAGGTGGCGCCGGACCCTCAGGTCTCGGCACTGGAGCTGTTGCGCCGCGGCGCTGAGCGCGTGGATTCACTCAGCGACGATCCCGCCACCCAGGCGACGGTGCTGCTGGCGATCGCGCAGAGCATGCACAATCTCCAGATCAGCGCCGATGCGGAGGTGCTGCTGCGGAGAGTGCTGGCGTTGGCAGAGCGATCCGATATGGAGCTACCCCAGGGCGCTCGATTGTCCGACCTGCGCCTGGCCTTGGCCCAGAACCTCAGCCTGCAGAACCGATTCGAGGAGAGCGCGGCGCTCTACCGACGACTCGCGGATCCGGATGCCGAGTCGGTCGATCGCGGAACCGCGCTGCAGGCGCTCGAAGGGTTGGCGAGCGTGCTGCACATGGAAGGGAAGCCGCAGGCTGCGGATTCCGCCCAGCAGAGGTGGGAGGCCCTGCTGGTGTCGACCCCGGATCTCTCCGACCGCGAAACCGTGCGCCAGTTGGGGCTGTTGGGGCGTACGTACCTCTTCCGCGGGGAGATCCGCAACGATCACGCTGCCTTGGAGCGGGCTCGCGACCTGCTTACGCGTAGTGTATCCGCATACCGAAGCCTGGTTCCCGCCAGCAGCCCCGAGTTCCGCGGAGTGCTGGCCAATCTCACGCGCCTGGCCCTGGACCTGGACGACACCGTGGCGGCCGACTCCCTGTCGGCGGAGGGCCTGCGCCTGGTCCGCGAAGACTACGACGCCACCGGAGATCTGTTGAGTTGGCCACTCACGTTGCGCGGGCTGTCGCTGGAGCAGCAGGGCCGCTATCAGGAAGCCGAGCCTCTCTTCCGGGAGGCCGTCGCACGCGAATTCGAAGCGCAGGGCGAAAGCATGGCCTGGGCCACCCGCGGAGACGAATACGCGGGCTTCCTACGCAGGCGGGGTCGCTTCGACGAAGCCGTGGCCGTGCTGGAGGGAATGCTCCCGTTCAACCAACGCCAGTTCGGGGCGGATCATGTGATGACGCTCACTGCCCAGGCCCAGATCGGGGTCACTCTCGGCGAGGCCGGACGGTATGCGGAGGCGGAGGGCTACCTGCTGGAGGCGTACCAGAAGCTCGCCGCCGACCGACCGCTGACCGACGGCATGGTCCAACTCCAGCTGAGGCATCTGTGTCGGCTGTACCGACTGTGGGAGCGCACCGAAGACGCAGGCCGCTGCGAGGCCAAGATGACGGCGGACACCCGGGCCGGATACGACCCCGAGCCACGGCCCGGCCGCTGA
- a CDS encoding ABC transporter permease, whose amino-acid sequence MGELTRDLRYSLRMLVKSPVFTAAAVLTLALGIGLNAATFSAVRGILLRPLGGTENPEELVQLYRKWPGMDYGSNSLPHYQDLRDRTDDVFSGVADWTFVQTALSAGGQPERLMGLMVSANFFQTYGAEMLHGRAFIPGEEDRGPGGHPVVVLGNAYWKSRFGADPSVIGRTLDINGHPFEVVGVVRPDFKGPATFADIPFYAPLMMQRELQPGGFNALESRGSNSSNVVARLRPGVTIDQAQQRLDAVLAELRQEYPDQYDTQLGTSIVPQNEAGFHPTLRDAQFGMSAVIMAVVALLLLIACVNVANLFLARAQDRRREMGIRMSLGAGRRHILRQLLTESLVFGVAGGLAGLGLAWVALHFLGQIRPPMDGPWNFDVQMDRTVLLFTFVVAIGAAILFGLAPALQSANPHLAAAVKGAEGQRAGRSRASRVLVAVQMALSLVLLISSGLFLRSLQSASAIDPGIRDPSHLVTASLDPALRGYGEAQTREFFDRLLAELAAQPDVEAVGLTDALPLGLGGSDRGVEIPGYEFAEGELRSLMYATVTEGYLEAAGVQLVEGRSFERRDDENAAPVIIVNEAFRDRFWPGESGLGKVVQTAGEERTVIGVAATGKYRSLGEEETEFMWLPFRERFSSGMTLLARTSADPMVTLGRVRQLVQQMDADMPLYDVRTMEDHMGIALMPARLGGSVLGIFGLLGLTLAAVGLYGVMAYSVSRRRREIGIRMALGARSRTVVGMVMGEGLRLVAVGALIGMLAAFGAGRLVQGLLYNTSGVDPVAFVGVPLVLLAVAALAVLLPARRAASVQPNQALRAE is encoded by the coding sequence ATGGGCGAACTCACCCGAGATCTCCGCTACAGCCTCCGCATGTTGGTCAAGAGCCCGGTCTTCACGGCTGCGGCCGTGTTGACCTTGGCGCTGGGCATCGGACTCAACGCCGCCACCTTCTCCGCGGTGCGCGGCATCCTGCTCAGACCGCTCGGAGGAACGGAGAATCCCGAGGAGCTCGTGCAGCTCTACCGGAAGTGGCCCGGCATGGACTACGGCTCCAACTCCCTTCCCCACTACCAGGACCTACGGGACCGGACGGACGATGTGTTCTCCGGCGTGGCCGACTGGACGTTCGTGCAGACCGCCCTGTCGGCGGGTGGGCAGCCCGAACGGCTCATGGGTCTGATGGTGAGCGCCAACTTCTTTCAGACCTACGGCGCGGAGATGCTGCACGGACGGGCCTTCATTCCCGGCGAGGAAGATCGAGGACCCGGAGGGCACCCGGTGGTGGTGCTGGGCAACGCCTACTGGAAGAGCCGCTTCGGCGCGGATCCCTCGGTGATCGGCCGCACGTTGGACATCAACGGGCACCCCTTCGAAGTCGTGGGCGTGGTGCGCCCCGACTTCAAAGGACCGGCCACGTTCGCGGACATCCCGTTCTACGCGCCGCTGATGATGCAGCGCGAGCTGCAACCGGGGGGGTTCAACGCGCTCGAGTCGCGCGGCAGCAACAGTTCCAACGTCGTCGCGCGCCTGCGGCCCGGCGTCACGATCGATCAGGCCCAGCAGCGCCTCGACGCCGTTCTGGCCGAGCTGCGGCAGGAGTATCCGGACCAGTACGACACACAGTTGGGCACGTCGATCGTCCCGCAGAACGAAGCCGGCTTCCACCCCACGCTGCGCGACGCGCAGTTCGGCATGTCGGCGGTCATCATGGCCGTGGTGGCACTCCTGCTGCTGATCGCGTGTGTCAACGTGGCGAACCTGTTCCTGGCGCGCGCTCAGGATCGGCGGCGGGAGATGGGGATCCGCATGAGCCTGGGAGCCGGGCGCCGGCACATCCTGCGGCAGCTTCTCACCGAGAGCCTCGTGTTCGGCGTCGCCGGCGGCCTGGCCGGACTCGGCCTGGCCTGGGTCGCCCTCCATTTCCTGGGCCAGATCCGTCCGCCCATGGACGGTCCCTGGAACTTCGACGTCCAGATGGATCGGACCGTCCTGCTGTTCACGTTCGTAGTCGCGATCGGGGCCGCCATCCTGTTCGGCCTGGCCCCGGCACTCCAGTCGGCCAACCCCCATCTGGCGGCCGCCGTCAAGGGTGCCGAAGGCCAACGCGCCGGAAGATCACGTGCGAGCCGTGTGCTGGTGGCCGTGCAGATGGCGCTTTCGTTGGTGCTGCTGATCAGTTCCGGCCTGTTCCTGCGCAGCCTGCAGAGCGCCTCGGCCATCGACCCCGGGATCCGCGACCCCAGTCACCTGGTCACGGCTTCCCTGGATCCAGCGCTGCGTGGCTACGGCGAGGCGCAGACGCGTGAGTTCTTCGATCGTCTCCTCGCAGAGCTGGCCGCGCAGCCCGACGTGGAGGCGGTGGGTCTCACGGACGCGCTCCCGCTGGGTCTCGGCGGCTCCGACCGCGGGGTCGAGATTCCGGGATACGAGTTCGCCGAGGGCGAGCTTCGCAGTCTGATGTACGCCACGGTGACGGAGGGATACCTCGAGGCCGCCGGCGTGCAACTGGTGGAAGGGCGCTCCTTCGAGCGGCGCGACGACGAGAACGCCGCTCCGGTGATCATCGTCAACGAAGCGTTCCGCGATCGGTTCTGGCCCGGCGAGTCGGGGCTCGGAAAGGTGGTGCAGACCGCAGGGGAGGAGCGCACGGTCATCGGGGTGGCGGCCACCGGCAAGTATCGATCGCTGGGTGAGGAAGAAACCGAGTTCATGTGGCTTCCCTTCCGCGAGCGCTTCAGCTCCGGCATGACCCTGTTGGCCCGCACGAGCGCCGATCCCATGGTGACTCTGGGCCGGGTCCGACAACTCGTGCAGCAGATGGACGCGGACATGCCGCTTTACGACGTGCGCACCATGGAAGACCACATGGGCATCGCCCTCATGCCTGCCCGCCTGGGCGGATCCGTGCTCGGGATCTTCGGCTTGTTGGGACTGACGCTGGCGGCCGTGGGGCTCTACGGGGTGATGGCGTACTCGGTCTCACGCCGGAGACGGGAGATCGGCATCCGCATGGCGCTGGGCGCCCGGTCCCGCACTGTGGTGGGCATGGTCATGGGCGAAGGACTGCGCCTGGTCGCGGTGGGCGCCCTGATCGGGATGCTCGCCGCCTTCGGCGCGGGACGCCTGGTGCAGGGCCTGCTCTACAACACGAGTGGCGTGGACCCGGTCGCCTTCGTCGGCGTGCCGCTGGTGCTGCTCGCCGTGGCGGCGCTGGCGGTGCTGCTGCCGGCCCGGCGCGCGGCCTCGGTCCAGCCGAACCAAGCGCTGCGGGCGGAATAG
- a CDS encoding DinB family protein: protein MNSAAPLAGIFRTSDQLVPLILDGLSDADARRRVRGNEGPSIVWHLGHLLAHRAAALTRLGVEADNPWQAFQEPASDGADYPSVAEMRAAWQALSQRLHAALSEASAGQLAGSLPGPHGEQTVLDRLAFDAFHEGYHLGSIATIQKAFGYATPPEKIVAAMATGR, encoded by the coding sequence ATGAACAGCGCCGCACCGCTCGCCGGCATTTTTCGCACCTCGGACCAGCTGGTCCCGCTGATCCTCGATGGGCTCTCCGACGCCGATGCTCGACGGAGGGTCCGCGGAAACGAAGGGCCCTCCATCGTATGGCACCTCGGCCACCTTCTCGCCCACCGCGCCGCGGCCCTGACCCGACTGGGAGTCGAGGCCGACAACCCCTGGCAGGCGTTCCAGGAGCCGGCCAGCGACGGCGCCGACTACCCTTCGGTGGCAGAGATGCGTGCAGCCTGGCAGGCCCTGAGCCAGCGTCTCCATGCGGCACTGTCCGAAGCTAGCGCCGGGCAGCTCGCTGGCTCGCTCCCCGGGCCGCACGGCGAGCAGACCGTACTGGACCGGTTGGCGTTCGACGCCTTCCATGAGGGCTACCACCTGGGGAGCATCGCGACGATCCAGAAGGCGTTCGGCTATGCGACCCCGCCCGAGAAGATCGTGGCCGCCATGGCGACCGGCCGATGA
- a CDS encoding sigma-70 family RNA polymerase sigma factor encodes MVDPVQSAARGAFDELVREVRPDLHRYCARMVGSSIEGEDIVQDVLAKAFYQLSELDQIDNLRGWLFRSAHNRALDHLRSYGQRFAEPLDDGLPAQEETAAFARAEAAAIGLPYFAKLTPLQRGAVILKDVLGYTLAEIAEVLDSSLPAVKGALHRGRGGLRRLVVGASEGGKPILDGGEVALLQRYAERFNAQDYDGLREMLAEDVRLDLVGRFQAAGARSVGQYFTNYAKAPEVRARIGHVEGRAVLLLSDTVGEEPSYFVRLAWREGRLASIRDYRYARHVFREASEVFAPE; translated from the coding sequence ATGGTCGATCCCGTACAAAGCGCCGCCCGGGGCGCCTTCGACGAACTTGTTCGCGAGGTCCGACCCGACCTGCACCGCTATTGCGCCCGCATGGTCGGCTCCTCGATCGAGGGTGAGGACATCGTCCAGGACGTGTTGGCCAAGGCGTTCTACCAACTCAGCGAGCTCGATCAGATCGACAACCTGCGCGGGTGGCTGTTCCGTTCGGCGCACAATCGCGCCCTCGATCACCTGCGCAGTTACGGGCAACGCTTCGCGGAACCGCTCGACGACGGGCTTCCCGCCCAGGAGGAGACCGCGGCCTTCGCGCGGGCCGAGGCGGCCGCGATCGGTCTCCCCTACTTCGCGAAGCTGACCCCCTTGCAGCGCGGCGCGGTCATCCTGAAAGACGTCCTGGGGTACACGCTCGCCGAGATCGCGGAGGTGCTTGACTCCTCCCTCCCGGCGGTGAAGGGTGCCCTACACCGTGGTCGCGGCGGTCTCCGTCGACTGGTGGTGGGCGCCAGCGAAGGGGGGAAACCGATACTCGACGGCGGCGAGGTGGCCTTGCTGCAGCGCTACGCAGAGCGCTTCAACGCTCAGGACTATGACGGGCTCCGTGAGATGCTGGCCGAAGACGTCCGCCTCGACCTGGTAGGGCGCTTCCAGGCGGCGGGCGCACGCTCCGTGGGACAGTACTTCACCAACTATGCAAAGGCGCCCGAGGTTCGCGCTCGGATCGGACACGTCGAGGGGCGGGCGGTGCTCCTGCTGTCCGACACCGTAGGCGAAGAACCGAGCTACTTCGTGCGACTCGCGTGGCGAGAGGGCCGGTTGGCCTCCATCCGCGACTACCGCTACGCGCGACACGTGTTCCGCGAGGCCAGCGAAGTCTTCGCGCCTGAGTGA
- a CDS encoding tetratricopeptide repeat protein translates to MPMSIVSNRLHRGALLLVTASGAALSPLCAQTAIPPDSVVTVFTSDTLSEFGAVGGVAVDALGFVYVADFRNAVWRITPEGHVSRFADGLYGASGNAVGPRGFLFQSSFNGNYVSRISRDGRVETWASQGLSGPVGIAVDAGGDLFVCNCVAGTIGRIGADRVARTFSESELFACPNGITFDDRGDLYVVNFNNDQVVRITPDGTATSFARVQGAGGNGHIAFARGGFYVTQFRGERVFRLDRDGAVSRVAGTGERGETDGSALEATFSSPNGIAASPTGNQLWINDYAGPLTRGTGAYVAMRRIDLVSLREVLGRLPAGGTDAVRSAYSAYRESRPGVDTRSDAIALGFLWLSTGRFTEALTLFQLNAEAHRDDPSSQFNLGEAYRHLGQPEQAAAQYERTLELDPDHPQAQARLELVRSGPPAL, encoded by the coding sequence ATGCCGATGTCCATCGTCTCCAATCGCCTCCACCGGGGAGCGCTGCTGCTCGTCACAGCGAGCGGCGCCGCCCTGTCCCCGCTCTGCGCCCAGACCGCCATCCCCCCGGACTCGGTGGTCACGGTATTCACGTCCGACACCCTCTCCGAGTTCGGGGCAGTCGGAGGTGTGGCGGTCGATGCGCTGGGCTTCGTGTACGTGGCGGACTTTCGCAACGCGGTCTGGCGCATCACCCCGGAGGGGCACGTCTCCCGCTTTGCCGACGGGCTGTATGGGGCCTCGGGCAACGCGGTCGGGCCCCGTGGCTTCCTGTTCCAGTCCAGCTTCAACGGCAACTACGTGTCTCGCATCTCCCGCGACGGACGCGTCGAGACCTGGGCATCACAGGGGCTGAGCGGGCCCGTGGGGATCGCGGTGGACGCCGGAGGCGATCTCTTCGTCTGCAACTGCGTGGCCGGGACCATCGGTCGCATCGGTGCCGATCGAGTGGCCCGCACCTTCTCCGAGAGCGAGCTGTTCGCCTGCCCCAACGGGATCACCTTCGACGACCGGGGCGACCTCTACGTGGTCAACTTCAACAACGATCAGGTAGTGCGGATCACGCCCGACGGGACGGCCACCTCGTTCGCTCGCGTCCAGGGTGCTGGTGGCAACGGCCACATCGCCTTCGCGCGGGGGGGCTTCTATGTGACGCAGTTCCGCGGCGAGCGCGTCTTTCGGCTCGATCGCGACGGGGCCGTGTCTCGGGTGGCGGGCACGGGAGAGCGGGGAGAAACGGACGGAAGTGCCCTGGAAGCCACGTTTTCTTCGCCCAATGGGATCGCGGCCTCGCCCACCGGCAACCAACTCTGGATCAACGACTATGCAGGACCCCTCACGCGGGGAACGGGGGCGTATGTGGCCATGCGGCGCATCGATCTCGTCTCCCTGCGCGAGGTCCTGGGTCGCCTGCCGGCGGGAGGAACGGACGCAGTCCGTTCAGCGTACTCAGCCTACAGGGAGAGCCGCCCGGGCGTCGACACACGCAGCGACGCGATCGCGCTCGGGTTCCTCTGGCTCTCGACGGGCCGCTTCACCGAGGCACTGACGTTGTTCCAGTTGAACGCGGAAGCCCATCGGGATGATCCGTCGTCCCAGTTCAATCTCGGGGAGGCCTATCGGCACCTGGGCCAGCCGGAGCAGGCTGCAGCGCAGTACGAGCGGACGCTGGAGCTGGACCCCGATCACCCCCAGGCCCAAGCGCGGCTGGAACTCGTACGAAGCGGTCCACCGGCCCTTTGA
- a CDS encoding porin family protein, with amino-acid sequence MKALCTTLASVLVLALATPASSQIVTLGLKGGATFASVSDPDGAFEDVGGRTGSVFGASIQLGGRPIGLRGEVLLVQKGFDAREAGDDYAYKVDYVEIPVLLVARLSSGPIAPSLYGGVAAGFERSCTVSVSGSQASASGDCDAPSLELERETMDAGAVFGAELAFGLGGIQLVADGRYTVGLTTLDASDDPDSVKNRAFMLMFGLGIPVG; translated from the coding sequence ATGAAAGCCCTCTGCACGACCTTGGCGAGCGTGCTGGTGTTGGCATTGGCCACACCGGCCTCCAGCCAGATCGTCACGCTGGGATTGAAGGGTGGCGCCACGTTCGCGAGCGTCTCCGACCCCGATGGCGCCTTTGAAGACGTGGGTGGTCGCACGGGGAGCGTGTTCGGTGCCTCCATCCAGCTGGGTGGGCGCCCGATCGGCCTGCGCGGTGAGGTGTTGCTGGTCCAGAAGGGGTTCGATGCCCGTGAAGCGGGTGACGACTACGCGTACAAGGTCGACTACGTCGAGATCCCGGTGCTGTTGGTGGCGCGACTTTCCTCCGGGCCCATCGCACCCTCGCTCTACGGCGGCGTGGCCGCCGGCTTCGAGCGGAGCTGCACGGTCTCGGTGAGCGGAAGCCAGGCCAGCGCCAGCGGCGACTGCGACGCGCCCAGCCTGGAGCTGGAGCGCGAGACCATGGATGCGGGCGCCGTCTTCGGGGCGGAGCTCGCCTTCGGGCTGGGCGGGATCCAGCTCGTGGCGGATGGCCGCTACACGGTGGGTCTGACCACGCTGGACGCCAGTGATGACCCCGACAGCGTGAAGAACAGGGCGTTCATGCTGATGTTCGGTCTGGGGATCCCGGTCGGCTGA